The Sinomonas sp. P10A9 genome contains the following window.
CTCCTCGAAGTCCTGGGGCGCGAAGTCGTTGTAGATGCCATTCTGGATGGCCTTGTCCTTGACGTCTGCCGGCACGAGCGCCGTCACTGAGTCCACCGGCTTGAGCCCCCACGTCGTGGTGACATTCGATGCGCCGGCGGCCGAGGCGTTGGCCGAGCTGTTGCTCCCGGCGTTGGACGTCGAGCCGGGATCGGAGCAGGCGGACAGTCCCAGGGCGGCGACGGCTGTGACTGCCGCGACGGTGAGGGAGGCGTGAAGGGAAGGGCGTCGGTACATGGAAGAACCTTTCGAGTGAGTCTGGTCGGTCGTGCGGAGTCGGTCGGACATCGTCGTCGTGGCCGGGGAGGTGCGTGCGGGGCGGGTAGGAGCGGGCGGGTTGGAGCGGCGGGTGGGTCAGAGGACCTTGGAGAGGAATTCCCTCGTACGGGGCATCTGGGGGTTGAGCAGGACGTCGTGCGGGTGTCCGCGTTCGACGACGACCCCGCCGTCCATGAAGAGCACCGAGTCGGCGACCTCCCGGGCAAAACCCATCTCGTGGGTGACCACGACCATCGTCAGGCCCTCGCGGGCGAGGTCCTTCATCACGTCGAGGACTTCACCGACCAGCTCGGGGTCGAGCGCGGAGGTGGGCTCGTCGAACAGCATGACCCGGGGTTTCATCGCGAGGGCACGGGCGATCGCAACGCGCTGCTGCTGGCCCCCCGAGAGCTGGCGGGGGTAGTGGTGGGCCTTCTCGGCAAGGCCGACCTTCTCGAGCAGGGCCATGGCGGTGGCCTTGGCCTCCTTCGAATCCTGCTTGAGCACCCCTACCGGGGACTCGATGATGTTCTGCAGGACGGTCATGTGCGGGAACAGATTGAAGGACTGGAAGACCATGCCCATCTTGGTCCGCTGCCGTGCGAGGAACTTCTCCGGCAGGGTGACGTACTTGTGTCCGTGCTGTCGGTAGCCCACGAGCTCGCCGTCCAGTTCGAC
Protein-coding sequences here:
- a CDS encoding amino acid ABC transporter ATP-binding protein, producing MTASSTTPAARETGAREVVLRVTGLKKRFGPLEVLKGVDLTVERGEVMCIIGPSGSGKSTLLRSMNHLEEIDGGRVELDGELVGYRQHGHKYVTLPEKFLARQRTKMGMVFQSFNLFPHMTVLQNIIESPVGVLKQDSKEAKATAMALLEKVGLAEKAHHYPRQLSGGQQQRVAIARALAMKPRVMLFDEPTSALDPELVGEVLDVMKDLAREGLTMVVVTHEMGFAREVADSVLFMDGGVVVERGHPHDVLLNPQMPRTREFLSKVL